From one Mytilus edulis chromosome 1, xbMytEdul2.2, whole genome shotgun sequence genomic stretch:
- the LOC139517416 gene encoding PAT complex subunit Asterix-like, with product MTGAGNNVIDPRRPNKVVRYKPPQQGGPSDDPTPDYMNLLGMIFSMCGLMMKLKWCAWAAVYCSFISFANSRTSEDTKQMLSSFMLSISAVVMSYLQNPQPMSPPW from the exons ATGACTGGTGCGGGTAATAATGTCATTGACCCTAGAAGACCGAATAAAGTTGTCAG gtataaGCCACCACAACAAGGAGGCCCATCTGATGATCCTACACCTGATTATATGAACCTTCTTGGAATGATATTTAGTATGTGTGGACTTATGATGAAG TTAAAATGGTGTGCTTGGGCAGCAGTTTATTGTTCTTTTATTAGTTTTGCAAATTCTCGTACATCCGAAGACACCAAACAGATGCTTAGTAGTTTTAT GTTATCAATATCAGCAGTTGTGATGTCATATTTACAGAACCCTCAGCCAATGTCACCACCATGGTAG